In Flavobacterium enshiense, the genomic stretch TGTCTTTCAGCCCTATATTTACGCTATCTTTCTGTTTTGCAGCAGGTATGGGAATTGATTTGGAACGATTTTCCTGAGCTTGAATTTCAAAATTTCCAAGTGTTAGGAAAATTGATAATAAAACGATATGAAATAAGTTTGTATGCAACGCTTTTAATACTATTTTTGTAAAAATGTGGCTTAATTTTTGACGGGTCAAACTTACATATATTTTTCGTCAAAATTAAGCATTTAATAAAATTATAATCATTCGGAATTATTAGTTCGTATATGCCAGATAAAGTTAGACTATATTTATTTTTATTTGTCCTGCTTGTGCCAGGTTTTCTGTTCTCGCAATCTAAATTCAAGGTTGTATTGGATGCAGGTCACGGAGGTAAGGATCACGGAGCAATAAAAAACGGATTAAGAGAAAAGGATGTGGCGTTGGATGTGGTAATGCGCATCGGTAAAATTTTAAACAATAATGACGATATTTCTGTTCTGTATTCAAGGAAGACAGATGTTTTTGTCGAATTAAGAGAAAGAGCGGATAAAGCGAATAAAGCAAAAGCGGATTTGTTTGTGTCGGTTCATTGTAATTCAAATAATTCTTCGACTCCATATGGATCTTTGACTTTAGTAATGGGGCTTTCGCGTAAATCGAAAAATTTAGAGATTGCCAAAACCGAAAATGCCGTAATTTTTCAGGAAGCTAATTATAAGAAAAACTATAAAGGATTTGATCCGAATAAGCCCGAAACAATGATTGGGCTGAAAATTTTACAGGAAGAATCTTTAAAATCAAGTATTAATTTAGCAAGTTCCATTCAGAATAAATTTGAAAATAAGTTAAACAGAAAAAATAAGGGTGTGCATCAGCAGCCATTGTGGGTTTTAGATGCCACTTGTATGCCTGGCGTTTTGATAGAACTTGGTTTTATCTCTAATAAGAATGAAGCTAAATATTTAGGTTCTGAACAAGGGAAGAATGAAATGGCCAAAGCTATAGCCCAAGCGATCATTCAGTATAAGGAAGAATATTTTTCGGGTTTTGAATCGGGTATCAGGTCACAAAATACATCTGTAAAAGATGATGTTAAATCAGATGACACTGAACCTGTAAAAGAAACGAAAGGTAAATTATATAAAGTTCAGATAGGATCAAGTAAAACAAAACTGGCAACAAGTCCTTATAATTTTAAAGGACTTAAAAATGTTACCAGAATATTTGAGAAAGGGTATTACAAGTATTTTTACGGGAGTGATGACAGCATTTCCGATTGTGAAAAATTATTAGCTGAGGCTAAAAAGAAAGGTTATGATTCGGCTTTTATTGTCTCCGACAATGAAAATAAATAATATATTAAGGAGTATGAAAATGAATGCGTTTTTTAAAATGACTATGCTGGCTTTTGTACTGGGAACAAGTACAGGCCAGGCTCAAGATAATGCGAAATTCAGAGTTGTTCTTGATGCGGGGCACGGAGGAAACGACTTTGGTGCAACCTATCACGGTTATGTGGAAAAAAACAATGCACTGAATGTTGCTTTGAAAGTGGGGAGAATTCTTGAAGGTGATGTCGGTACACAAGTAATTTATACTCGAAAAACTGATGTGTTTATCCCTTTGGATGAGCGTGCAGACATTGCCAATAAGTCGAAAGCCGATATTTTTGTTTCCATCCACTGTAATGCCAATAAAAACTTAGCGGCGAGTGGAACCGAAACCTATGTAATGGGGGTAACGAGAAACGCAGCCAATTTAGAAGTGGCAAGAAAAGAGAATGAGGTAGTGACCATGGAGAAGGATTATAAAATCAAATATGATGGCTATGACCCCAACTCGCCTGAGTCGGTAATTGGAATGACGGTAGTTCAAGAAGAATATCTTGATCAGAGTATTGAGCTTGCGGCTGGTATCCAGGAAGGTTTCGAAGAAGGGCTAAGCAGAAAA encodes the following:
- a CDS encoding N-acetylmuramoyl-L-alanine amidase family protein, which encodes MKMNAFFKMTMLAFVLGTSTGQAQDNAKFRVVLDAGHGGNDFGATYHGYVEKNNALNVALKVGRILEGDVGTQVIYTRKTDVFIPLDERADIANKSKADIFVSIHCNANKNLAASGTETYVMGVTRNAANLEVARKENEVVTMEKDYKIKYDGYDPNSPESVIGMTVVQEEYLDQSIELAAGIQEGFEEGLSRKSRGVKQAGFLVLRKIYMPRVLIEMGFVSNKEEGAFLSSDEGQEQIAQAIAKAILDYRKEYFAAGTEEFVPVERPNVPEKDIQKMDLPKQKIDTPKVKEVKPTTVNGTVFKIQISASTKKMELVPSNFKGLNTISMEDDGTIVKYFYGNTNDYNESKKLLEEAKAKGYGSAFIVAYKNGQKVTLNEALR
- a CDS encoding N-acetylmuramoyl-L-alanine amidase, encoding MPDKVRLYLFLFVLLVPGFLFSQSKFKVVLDAGHGGKDHGAIKNGLREKDVALDVVMRIGKILNNNDDISVLYSRKTDVFVELRERADKANKAKADLFVSVHCNSNNSSTPYGSLTLVMGLSRKSKNLEIAKTENAVIFQEANYKKNYKGFDPNKPETMIGLKILQEESLKSSINLASSIQNKFENKLNRKNKGVHQQPLWVLDATCMPGVLIELGFISNKNEAKYLGSEQGKNEMAKAIAQAIIQYKEEYFSGFESGIRSQNTSVKDDVKSDDTEPVKETKGKLYKVQIGSSKTKLATSPYNFKGLKNVTRIFEKGYYKYFYGSDDSISDCEKLLAEAKKKGYDSAFIVSDNENK